AATTATTAAGCCATAGAAGGAGAGTAGAACAATGTAAATAGAGCTATAAAGGATATCTGGGACCAAGGGGCAGTACCCGAGAAAAGCCAAACTTGGAAGGGGGGCTCCCTCTCCATGGCTTAGGGTCAGACCTCACCGGAAGCAGGAGTGACTGCAGCCTGCTGGGTGAAGAAGTCTGCTGTGGCTGAATCAAACAACAGCAGTAGACAGGAAATCATGAAGATTATTTCACTTAGAGGTCACTTCCACTTGAGGAATGATGGAAAAATCCCAAGATTCTCTTTTGCTTTCCTGAGAATGGGAGGCAAAACATCATGAGAAACACGATCCCAACTGGATCCCCATTGCTTCTCCCAATGCAGacataattttcttcttctttgcacAGATACCTGAATAACTTGGCACGTTGACTGCAAGTGCACCAGTGAGGTGTCTTTATCCATTGCATGGCTCACCCTTAGCTTTCTGCAGAAGTTAGAAAGGGGTAGGAGATATGGGACAAAAGGACACCAGGTATAACTAGAGAAAAGGTAGGTATGTTatagtttaattttcttcctaCTGGTAAAGGGAGAAATAAAGGTTTTTATGACTAGTTGCTTTTGTAGGCTATGGCGTgaaacatctctctttttttgaagtaaggcacaatgaaggaaaaatgGTGGACACAAGTTTTTCTACATCTGCAAATCACTGGCCAGCCTACTTTTTTCTTATGTTAGTCCTTTTATGCCCTTACCTGTGCTTAAATAGCACTTGTCCTTCCTGTGACTGTTGACATTCCCCGCATCTGTCTTCATGATCTATGCCCTCCTTCCTTGTGGACCTGTCTAACCTCCAGTTTTCATCTCCTTGAACTTGCCAACATAAATGGCTGACCACACCACAAATTCTAATCCGCTATATCATATTAGGAAAACAGAGTCTGAAAATTACTGTGATTATCATTGCTATAAAAGTGAGAGTCCTGAGTTTACCATAAAGATTCAGGTTTAGCTGAAAGGAGGAGAAATTAGAGCCTTCGTGGTATTGGGGGATGGACCATTTTCCAAGAGCAGCTGGAGCCTTTATGGGAACAAAAAGAATATGACTTGCTTCTCTTGACTGGGGCCATTGGGAGGGTAAATCCCAGAGAGGCAATTAATGTTCTTCCAGGAGTTGTCCTGGTTAGAACAGCTTCTGAGGATTATCTTTAACATGATACCACACTCCTGTACTTAAGGTAACAAGGAACCTACAAACCAGCCATCACTAATTCAAATGCTTTAAACTGTGTTTGCAAGGAAGGAAATGGGTTGTCCTGAATTACCTAAAATATCTTCCCCAGCACCTCATTATGCTAAGGGCCAAGTCTGAGGGATAATTTGTCAGAGGAAATCTAATttgtggagggaagggaaagtggaaatattttttcttactttttatttattttttttgtgccagtactatgctgtcttggggatcacagctttgtagtaaagcttgaaatcaggcaatgtgatgcccccagctttgtttttctttttcaatatttccttagctattcagggtcttttctggttccatacaaattttaggattgtatattccagcactttgaaaaatgccagtggaattttgatcaggactgcattgaaagtatagattgctcttggcagaatagacatgttaacaatgtttagtcttctgatccatgagcatggaatgcttttccatctctttgtgtcttcttcaatttctttcatgagtgttctgtagttcctcaagtagagatcctttacctctttggttaggtttattccaaagtctcttatggtttttggtgttatagtaaatggaatcgattctctaatttccctttctatattttcattgttagtgtgtaagaaagcaacttacttacttgtggagcataaggaataacatggaggacattaggagaaggaaaggaaaagtgaattgggggaaatcagagggggagatgaaccctgagagactatgggctatgagaaacaaactgagggttttggaggagaggggatgggaggttaggtgagcctggtagtgggcattaaagagggcacatatagtatggagcattgggtgtgatgcataaagaatgaaatctttggaacaccaaaaataataaaattaaattaaaaaaaaaagaaagcaactgatatctgtgcattgaatttgtatcctgccacattactgaattcctgtatgagttctagtagtttaggggtggagtcttttgtgttttccatataaagtatcatgtcatctgtgaggagagagagtttgattcttctttgccaattttttttttctaagattatttatttatttatttgacagagagagagagagagatcacaagtaggcagagaggcaagcagagagagagaggaggaagcaggctccctgccgagcagagaccccgatgcgggactcgaacccaggaccctgagatgatgacccgagccgaaggcagcagcttaacccactgagccacccaggtgccccttctttgccaatttgaataccttttatttttttgtctgattgctgttgctaggacttctagtatcacattgaacaagagtggtgagagttggcatccttgttgtgttcctgatctcaaagggaaggctgtcagcttttccccactgagaatgatatttgctgtgggtttttcatagatagattttgtaaagttgaggaatgttccctttatccctatttttatttaaattcaattactaacatatagcatattattagtttcagaagtagagttcagtgatgcatcagttgcatataacattcaTTGCTTATTACATCAtgagccctccttaatgcccatcacccagttaccccatccaaccatccacatcccctccagcaaccatcagtctctttcctagagttaagtctcttatgtttttttctgtctctgatttcatcatattttatttttcccttccttctcctatgtTCCTCTGTCTTGTCTCTTAAAtcccacatttgagtgaaattgtatgataattgtctttctctgattgacttatttcacttagtgtaataccctctaattccatccacgtcattgcaaaaggcaagaattcatttttaaaattattattatgttcagttagccactgtatagtacatgatgttttaaaaaaatatttatttttaaaatttctttacaatgttccagaattcattgtttatgcaccacacccagtgctccatgcagtatgtgccctccataatacccaccaccaggacttcatttttgatggctgcatagtattccgcgcacgcgcgcgtgtgtgtgtgtgtgtgtgtgtgtgtgtgtgtgtaatcctctttatccattcatgtcttgatggacatctaggttcttttttttttttcaatttatttattttcagaaaaaacattattcattattttttcaccacacccagtgctccatgcaagccgtgccctctctaatacccaccacctggttcccccaacctcccatcccctgccccttcaaaaccctcagattgtttttcagagtccatagtcggtcatggttcacttccccttccaatttccctcaactcccttctcctctccatctccccatgtcctccatgctatttgttatgctccacaaataagtgaaagcatatgataattgtttgtatttctttggtgttggttgtgatctctcctctttcattcatgattttatttatttggttttttctcttttctttttgataagtctggccaggggcttaatcaatcttattaattcttttgaagaacaagctcctagttttctgatttgttctattgtttttttagtttctatttcattcatttctgctctgatctttatgatttctcttctcctgctgggtataggctttctttattgttctttctctagctcctttaggtgtagggttaggttgtgtacttgagacctttcttgtttcttgagaaaggcttgtattgctgtatattttcccctcaggactgcctttgctgtgtcccacagattttgaacagttgtgttttcattatcatttgttcccatgaattttttcaattcatctttaatttcctggttggcccatttattctttagaagggtGCTGTTTAGTATCCATGTATTTGGgtactttccaaatttcctcttgtgattgagttctagcttcagagcatcgtggtctgaaaatatgcagggaatgatgtCAATCTTTTGGTACAGGTTGAGACCTGCTTTGTGGCCCAGGATgtgtctattctggaaaatgttccatgtgcactagagaagaatgtgtattctgttgctttgggatgaaatgttatgaatatatctgtgatgtctatctggtccagtgtgtcatttaaggtccttatttctttgttgatcttttgcttggatgatctgtccatttcagtgaggggagtgttaaagtcccctactcttattgtattattgttgatgtgtctctttgattttgttattaattggtttatgtagttggctgctcccatgttaggggcatagatatttaaaactgttagatcttcttgttggatagactctttgagtatgatatagtgtccttcctcatttcttattatagtgtttggcttaaaatctaattgatctgatataaggattgccaccccagctttcttttgaagaccattagcatggtaaattgttttccaccccctcactttgagtctggaggtatctttgggtctaaaatgagtttcttgtagacagcatattgatgggttttggttttttatccattctgataccctgtgtcttttgattggggcattgagcACATTTAcattccaaagtggctgcaccaacttgcatccccaccaacagtgtaagagggttcccctttctccacacccttgtcaacatctgttgtttcctgccttgttaagttttgccattctaactggtgtatggtggtatctcagtgtggttttgatttttatttccctgatggctagtaatgtAGAACaatgtttcatgtgtctgttatccatttctttgtcttctttagagaattttctattcatatcttttgcccatttcttgactggattctttatttttggttgttcatttgagaggtactttacagatcttggatatcagatCCTTATCTTtaatgtcatttataaatatcttctcccattccgtgagttgcctcttagttttgttgattgtttcctttgctgtacagaagatttttatcttgatgaagtctgaaaagttcctttttgcttttgtttcccttgtctttggggacatgtcttgaaaggaGTTGCTGTGGACTAATGTATAAGAggtaactgcctatgttctcgtctatgattttgatggattcctgtctcacattgagatctttcatgcATTGTGAGTTTAACTTTTTGTATGATGTAAGGGAATGGTCCTCTTTCATTATATATGTAGCAgtccaattttccaagcaccattcattgaagagtctgtctttttttccattggatgttttttcctgatttgtcacagattaattgacAAGAacgttgagagtccatttctgaggtctgttctgttccattggtctatgtgtctgtttttgtgctagtaccatggtTCCAAACTCctcttatgaggccagcattgccctgctctgaaaccaggcaaagaccccatcaaaaaggagaattacagaccaatatctctgatgaacatggatgccaaaatactcagtaataagatcctagccaacaggatccaacattaaaaggattatttaccatgaccaagtgggttttatgcctgggatgcaagggtggctcaacattcacaaatcagtcaatatgatagagcatttaaacaaaacaaaactctagaaccatatgatcttctcaactgatgcagaaaaagcatttgacaaaatacagcaccctttaaaaattttttttattttattttttcagtgttctgagattcattgtttatgtaccacacccagtgctccatgcaatacgtgccctccttaataatacccacctccaggcGTACCCATCTCCCCACTTTCCTCCCCTCCAagaccctgtttgtttctcagagtccacagtctctcgtgcttcatctccccctccagttttccccaattcacttttcctttccttctcctaatgtcctccatgttattccctatgctccaaaagtaagtgaaactatatgataattgatttttctctgcttgactcatttcagtcagcataatttcctccagtcccatccatattgatacaaaagttgggtattcatcctttctgatgtacagcagcctttcttgattaaaactcttcatactgtagggatggagggaactttccttaatttcataaaaaccatctatgaaatgttcacagcaaaggaagaatgaaactggatcactttctttctttcttttctttttttttttaaatttcttttcagtgtaagagtattcattgtttttgcaccacacccagtgctccatgcaatctttgccctccttaatacccaccacctggttcccccgacctcccacccccaccccttcaaaaccctcaagttgtttttcagagtccatagtctctcatggttcacctccccttccaatttccctcaactcccttctcctctccatttccccatgtcctctgttatttgttatactccacaaataagtgaaaccatatgatacttgactctctctgcttgacgtatttcactcagcataatctcttgatactggatcactttcttaaaccatacccaaagataaactcaaaatggatcaaagaccttaGTTAGAggcaggagtccatcaaaatcctagaggagaaaacaggcagcaacctctttgacctcaactgtAGCAACTTCTCACTAGACATGTCACCgcgggcaagggaaacaaaagcaaaaataaactattgggacttcatctagataaaaagcctctgcatagtgaaggaaacaatcaacaaaactaaatggcAGCCTAgggaatagaagatatttgcaaacgacgtatctgttaaagggttagtatccaaaatctataaagaatttactaAACTCAAcccaaaacccccaaataatctgGTCAAGAATTGGGCAGATAACATGAAtggacacttttccaaagaaggcgTCCATAtggctaacagaaacatgaaaagatgctcaatgtcactcatcatcagggaaatacaaatcaaaaccaggatgaaaccacctcacacccgtcagaatagctaaaattaacaacacaagacaTAACAGGTTTAACTATACATTTGTGAAAACTTattgaaatgtacattttaagtGGATGGATTTTATCATCGTAAATTATACTTAGCTAGActtgaaaaaaagagaaccatTTATATATTGAAAGATTGGAGTGCTGCATGAGGTTTCCCAATGGTAAGAtctccagggaggcaggaggagtcTGTGTTTTCACATTTTGTAAAGTTTGTGTGATATGTGAAGTGATCCCATCACatgatttaatattaaaattattatttaattaatatttaataaaaattctacTACATACATGAGCCTTACTTGTGGATAGGTTCAAGACATGGGACTGTACCTTCTATCAGTGTTCACGTCCAGTGAGAGATTAAAAGCAAGATGagatatttgtggagcataagaaataacatggaggacatggggagatggagaggagaagggagttgggggaaattggagggggaaacgaaccatgagagactatggactctgaaaaacaatctgagggttttgaaggggaggggggtgggatgttgggtgagcctggtggtgggtattatggagggcatgtattgcatgaagcactgggtgtggtgcataaacaatgagttctggtacactgaaaagaaatttaaaaaataaaaataaaaaaataaaaacaagatgagagaataaaacaaaatctgcaGAGAGGGAATCCAAGTACAGCAGACCACGTAATGGTAATGCACTCAGGAACCTAGGGGAAATCCAGCACAtctattttcttagttttatgaTGTATTTAAAAAGATCTAGGTTAATTACATCTAGATCTTAAAAGAGGCGAAAAACCACAACTAATATCTGAATTACAGCTACAAATGTAATGAGTTTCTAAGATActgcttaaaaaattttttttctgcaaacaatgagtcatggagCACTATgtcaaaaacaaatgaagtactgactaacataacaaaacaaaacaaaacaaaataaaataaattgtccCTAGACCACTGTTCCTATCTATAAGCTGACTAGCTTCGACTGAACATGTCTTCCACTCTGAAGTAGAATATGCAAAGTAGATTTATTTCAAGTGGTGATGGGGGAGAATGATGTGTGTAATAAATTGGCCAAGTGATTACAAGAAAAATATGACATATTCATATtattaagtgattaaaaaaatcacacagaagTGTGTGATTCATCAATGTTATTATCTACCACTAAGAGTGATAAATTAAAGGATATGAAtcaattttcttttcaacattaaaaatgaattctgCCTAGCAAAGAGtaacaatatttaaaagaaaagttttactGTCTCTTCAGTATGTCATTAATTAAGTCAAAGCAAATTAAACACATACTGTGGTTTGGGTTTTCTTTAATATTGTCATCTTCCTATAGGAATTACCAAATGATATTGATTTTTCAAGATTTATGGCCAGActactggttttattttaaattttaaaaaggcaaacaatgagtcatggaacactatatcataaACTAATGATATGCTGTAtcatgactaacataacataataaaaaataaaaaatagaaagatacactatttttaaaattattttcaattaacCAATATATAGTGTATCCTTAATTTTGAAAGTTAGAGAAAAGGAGGTGGATGTGGGGATGGGGTAgttgggtgacaggcattaaggggAGCAAGTgatatgatgaacactgggtactCTTTGAAACTAATGAATCATTTAACATTAtaccaaaaacaaatgatgtactctACAAAggctacttgaatttaaattaaaaaaagaaaggaaataaaatatgatgTGGCCTACTGGATATAGTGCTGCTAATTTGTCTTGTACCCAGTACTCCACAGTAATTGAACTGCCTTTCTGaggactaaaattaaaaaaaaaaaaaaaaaagtagtttaacACGTgcgaaaaaaaagataaataaaaagctaccctataactgggtgatgggcatgaaggagggcactgaggtaatgagcactgggtattatacgaAACTGAGGAATCACTAAGTTAACTCTGAAACTAGTAATgcgctatatgttaattaaattaagtttcaatttttaaaaagttaccttaatttttttaagaaatcatatttttatttttatttttttcagtgttccaagattcactgtttaggcaccacacccactgctccatgcaatatgtgccctccttaatacccaccaccaaaaCCCCTCCAAAGCCCTGTTtggttctcagagtccacagtctctcatggttcatctccccctccaatttcccctaccTCATTCTCccccttaatttttaaatttaaattcaattagcaaaGGTACAGTACATCAGTTGTTTTTGATATAATTTTCGGTAATTCATTAGTTGAGTAtatcacccagtgttcatcatcaAAGCTACCCTAATTTACTAGCACCATGCCCAGTGACTTAAATAATATGACTTAAATTAAGTCATATAAAGAtacttcatttttcactttacattttcatttcttccaccAGAAAACGagttatatttacattaaaaagagtGTCTACCAGTTATCATAGTGTTTGTCTATGTtagcaaaaatgtaaaatctagAAGACATTTAgctaacaagtaaataaatgagtgaatgagtagATGAACACATGTGTCGGTGTTTATCCATTTGAATAGATCTTTCTTTATACTCTTCACTGTAACCAGTGTATATACCTATAGAGTAAAACATTCATATAATTTAGTATCTTAAAATAGTATGCTTCAACCAAAGAACTGTCATACAGTTTGACCACTTAGCTAAATCAAATGCCTGTTAATGACCAAAGACTCCATTCATTTGTGCCTTTGCTATATTGTTCCCCTTTCCGTAGATATTAATTCTCAGTTCATAAATTAGCACATTATCCTTAAAACCCAGTCTCTAATTTCTATGGACACTAAATATGGAATTATTAAAGTTAAAGTGgtacaaacaaaaaaagttttctttagataatatttttagaataagCCAATAAATAGAACCCAAAATTAGGGCTgaaattttcttatatatttcctGGGGTGTAGAACAAAATAAGCATCAAAGAATCAGGGAAACCACCCTCCAAGATGGACAAGACTCTGAACAAAAATTGCAGGACAAaaattgtgatctctctatcacatctctctctcctgccccacgAGTCTCCTTATTGCCCCTCTTAcatctttgtttctcagagtataGATTAGAGGGTTGAGGCTAGGCGTGACTACAGTATAAAAGAGGGCAATGAACTTGCCTTGATCTTGAGACTTTCCTGATGGTGGCTGCAGATATATGCAGATGACGGGAATGAAAAAGAGGGACACAACCATAAGATGGGCTCCACATGTTCTAAAAGCTCTCTGAAGTCCGGCGGTTGACTGCATCCGCAGCACAGCCCGGGCAATGGCACTATATGAGCTGAGAATGAGGATGAGTGGTATGAGAACAAAAATGGAGCTCATGATCAAGAGGGTGAGCTCATTCACACGGGTGTCAGCACATGATAATCGCAGCAGTGCTGGAACTTCACAGAAGAAATGGTCCACTTGGCGATGTCCACATAAGGGTACCCAGAAGGTAAAGGAGGAATGAAGTGCTGAGGCAGTAAAACCACTGACCCAGGAAGCCGCAGCCAACAGGTGGCAGGAACGAGGATTCATGAGGACAGCGTAATGCAAGGGTCTACAGACAGCTGCATAACGGTCATAGGACATCACCACCAGGAGGACACACTCTGTGGTTCCCAGTGCAAGGACAAAGTAAAGTTGAATCATGCAACCGGTGTAAGAGATGGTCTTTTCTGGGCCCCAGAGGTTGACCAGCAACTGAGGGATGGAGCTGGTGGTGTAGCAGAGATCCAGAAAAGAGAGGTTtgagaggaagaagtacatgggcgtGTGGAGATGAGCGTCCAGGTACGACAAGATAATGATAAACAGGTTGCCCACCAATGTCATTAAGTAGAAGATCAAGATGACCACAAAGAGAGCTACCTCCAGATGAGGCCAGTTGGAAAAACCCAGTAGAACAAAGTAGCCTTCAGAACTTGCATTTTCTCCCCTcatcattcatttttctctgtacCTGAAGGAAGAATCATAAACTCAAAAGCTGCCCACTCATTGCCAGTCTCCTACATGCAGACTGGCAAAAACCTATGACATTTCTAAATACTGCTCTTATGAGAATAGCATTTTTATAGCTGCATTTTTATGTGTCATTCAGATATTTTTCTTGTTGTGGGTAAAAATCAGTAACTTTTCAAGAGAATGAGTTCTTTTCATACATCCCTATGTTAGTATTtgggtaaataaaaattaaagatcacATCCCACACAGccaaaagacaattttcataaaaagtaattttttttagttttacaaaaataaacGCTTTCACTTTATTCACCTTTTATGTATTTCAGGGTTACTTCCTGTTTTGTGGGACAGAGAAAGGGACATCTGTAGTTTAAATAATCTTACATATAAATGGGGGTTTACCATGAGATGAAAAAGAACTcagtaacaattttaaaatgtcaatgttgggtgaaaaaaaataagcttCAATTGCATTATAAGATGaacaaaatattcttatttatttatgctaaTAGCTTGTATCTAGACAGAAAATTGCATGCAACTGGAACTATAAGCATGTGTGTAACACACATCCAAAAATGAGTATTCACACTATGAGCTAAAATAAAGATCTTAATCCTGATTGAAAAGTGAAATAGACTGGATGTTTCAATAATAGAATGCTTCCAATCACAAATGAGACTAGAACTAGCTTTGCATgaccaaaatgaaaatacagagttGAAGGACACTGCAGAGGGAACAAGAGGAAAGAGGATGGTGTTTGGAGCAGGAAAGAGGGTAGGAGCCAGTGGTGGTGCTTGGGATTGAAAGGGTGTGAATCGCAGACTGTGAGGCCTGGACAACAGCATGGAAAGACAGTTTCCACAAAATTTCATGTGCTTTAGAACAGCAGCTAAGACATTTGAACTCTGA
This genomic interval from Neovison vison isolate M4711 chromosome 1, ASM_NN_V1, whole genome shotgun sequence contains the following:
- the LOC122900412 gene encoding LOW QUALITY PROTEIN: olfactory receptor 2J3-like (The sequence of the model RefSeq protein was modified relative to this genomic sequence to represent the inferred CDS: inserted 2 bases in 1 codon), producing the protein MNDEGRXNASSEGYFVLLGFSNWPHLEVALFVVILIFYLMTLVGNLFIIILSYLDAHLHTPMYFFLSNLSFLDLCYTTSSIPQLLVNLWGPEKTISYTGCMIQLYFVLALGTTECVLLVVMSYDRYAAVCRPLHYAVLMNPRSCHLLAAASWVSGFTASALHSSFTFWVPLCGHRQVDHFFCEVPALLRLSCADTRVNELTLLIMSSIFVLIPLILILSSYSAIARAVLRMQSTAGLQRAFRTCGAHLMVVSLFFIPVICIYLQPPSGKSQDQGKFIALFYTVVTPSLNPLIYTLRNKDVRGAIRRLVGQEREM